The nucleotide sequence ATTTTCAATGATTCTGGCGGTTGTTCCCCAAATAGCCGGAGCTTTTTTCGAATTTCCTTTTTTCAGGATGACGATTCCATCGGGTGTAATATTAACTTTAACTTCATTGTGATGTGTAAAATCAAGAGTACCCTTGGGACCCTTTATGGTAATTTTGTTCCCCGCAATTTCAGCATTCACTCCTTGGGGAATTGTAATTGGTTTTTTCGCTAATCTGCTCATATAGTTTTAACTGCTTTACTCAACTTTTCGTAAAAGCTACCAGACCTCGCAAATTAATTCTCCTCCCACCTTCTGCTGGCGGGCTTCTTTTCCTGTCATAACTCCTCGAGAGGTGGAAATAACAGTAATTCCATGTCCATACCTGGTTGGCTTGATGTTCCTGTTGCCGGTATACACCCTTTTCCCTTCCTTGCTTATTCTTCTGATTCCCCTGATAGCCGGGGCTTTCTTGACATTAGAATCTTTCAGATATTTGAGATAAATGCGAATATTTGCTTTAGTTTCTTTCATTTCCTTTACTGCCCGTTCAACATAACCTTTGTCTTCTAGAATCTTGGCGATTGCCATTTTTAAATTGGAGAAGGAAATAAGCACTTCTTCCTTGCCTGCTCTTTGGGCATTTCTTATCCGAGTTAACATGTCGCTGATTGGATCGAGCATATATAATTCTAATTTACGAATAAATGCTAATCTACTAATTGCGAATAGATTTTACCAGGTATTAGCGATTGGTGGATTGGCATTTATTAGCGTGATTAGTATCATGATTTACCAGCTGCTTTTTTTTACTCCTGGTATTTCCCCTTTACTGGCCAGCTCCCGGAAACAAATACGGCACAGACCAAATTTTCTCATATATCCTCTCTTTCTGCCGCACTTCCAACAGCGCCGGACTTTCCGGGTAGAAAATTTCGGTTTTTTTACGGATCTAATGTAAGTGGAAATTTTCGACATAATTGTTTCTCTTGTCTACTAATTACCTGCCCGAAACGCCTTGATAAGTATCATGGCAGGCGGGCGAATCGTGTACCAATATACGAATTCGTATATTCGTAAGTGATTAGTAATTAGTAGCCTACTTAATGGGAAATCCTAGTGCCCTGAATAACGCCACTCCTTCCTTATGACTTTTCGCAT is from Candidatus Moraniibacteriota bacterium and encodes:
- the rpsH gene encoding 30S ribosomal protein S8 — translated: MLDPISDMLTRIRNAQRAGKEEVLISFSNLKMAIAKILEDKGYVERAVKEMKETKANIRIYLKYLKDSNVKKAPAIRGIRRISKEGKRVYTGNRNIKPTRYGHGITVISTSRGVMTGKEARQQKVGGELICEVW
- a CDS encoding type Z 30S ribosomal protein S14; its protein translation is MSKISTYIRSVKKPKFSTRKVRRCWKCGRKRGYMRKFGLCRICFRELASKGEIPGVKKSSW
- the rplF gene encoding 50S ribosomal protein L6, which gives rise to MSRLAKKPITIPQGVNAEIAGNKITIKGPKGTLDFTHHNEVKVNITPDGIVILKKGNSKKAPAIWGTTARIIEN